A segment of the Catenulispora sp. EB89 genome:
CCGCCTCATCGCCGCGCACGCGCGGCCGGACCTGCGCACGCCGATCGACGGCCTGCTGCTCTCGCGCGTCAGCTCGAGCGAGACCGACTATTCGATGACCTCGCCGCTGCTGGTCGTGATGGCGCGGGGCGGCAAGCGCCTGCTGCTCGGCGACCGGGTCTTCCAGTACCGGGCCGGCGATCTGCTCCTGGTCACCGCTGACCTGCCGGTCACCGGCCACTTCTTCGACCTCTCACCGCGGGCCCCGTCGCTGGCCGTGGGCCTCGAACTGCGCCCCGCGCTGATCGCCCCGCTGCTCCTCGACGCGGCCTCCGCTCCCCCGGCTCGTCCCGGCACGGGCGCCAGGGCAGGCGCCAGGGCAGGTGCCAGTACAGGTGCCAAGGCAGGCGCGATCGCGACCGGCGTCGCGGACGCCGACCTGCTCGACGCCCTCGTCCGCATGCTGCGGCTGCTCGACCACCCGGCGGACGTGCCGGTGCTCGCGCCGTTGTACGAGCGCGAGATCCTCTGGCGGCTGCTGACCGGCCCGCACGGCGCGGTGCTGCGCCAGATCGGGCTGGCCGACAGTGCCCTGACTCACGTGCGCGGGACCATCCAGTGGATCCGCGAGCACTACGACGAACCGCTGCGGATCCCCGACCTCGCCCGGCAGGCCGGCCTGAGTCCGTCGGCGTTCCATCGCCGTTTCCGCGACGTCACCGCGCTGAGCCCCTTGCAGTTCCAGAAGCGCATCCGGCTCCAGCAGGCGCGGGAGCTGCTGGTCACCGACGCCGGCGACATCGCCGCAGTCGGCCACCGCGTCGGATACGACAGCCCCTCGCAGTTCAATCGCGAGTACCGGCGGCTGTTCGGCGCGCCGCCCGGGCAGGACGCGGCCAGACTGCGCGTCGGGTCGGGTTCGGGCTCAGGCGCCGAACCGCAGCAGGTCCTGCCCTAGTCGGCCGTGGTCGGCCGTAAGTCGGCGATCACTCGACGCTCGCCACGGCCTTCAGACGATCGCCGGAAGAAAGAACAAGCTCCCCCAGTTCGGCATTGACCGCTCCCAGCCACGCGACCAGGGCGGCGCCGTCCACGTCCAGCTCGGCCGCGAGGTCCCGCTCGTCGAAGCAGGAGCCGAGGTACGCGGCGCGGGCCCACCGCACCGCCAGCCGGTCCGTGAGCTCGGATTCGGTGTGCTCGAGTCCGAGTCCGTCGCGATCCAGCAATGCGACCGCGTGGAGAAGCGTCAAGTGGACGTACACGTGGAACGCCGCCAGAGTGCGGTCCGCGGTAAAACTGCGGCCGGGCCCTCCCCACGGCACCGGGGCACGGTGGCTGGCAGCATCCTGATAACCACTACGGAGCATGCGACGGGCCAGGCCGAAGTCGACGAGTTTCTGGTGCAGGGACTCATGAAGTACCGAGTCCGCGCCGGCCAGGGGGTCGGCCGCGACGCGTTCGTTCAGGTAGATCACGAGCGGCGTGGCGCTGATGTAGGCGCTGTGCGGCGCACCCTGGAACAACACGACGCCGTCGACGAGCGCCGCCGTCTCGGGAGCCACGGTCGGCAGGCACGCGTAGAGCAGCCGGAACGCCCGATCGACCGAGTCCTGCGAAGGCGCGGCCGGTTCCTGGAGCGCGATCTCGACGGTGAATCCGTCGTGGGCCATGGCCGCGTGGAAGCGCTGCGCGAGCTGTTGTCCGAGCGTGTCGTCGACGTCCGTGAGTGTCGGCGGCCGGAGCAGGCCAGCCGTCGCGGGAGCCAGAGCCGAGACCGGCACCGGCGGAACGGGCTCCAGGCTCCGCGCATACGCCACCAGCTCGACAAGCTGTCGCAGCCGTTCGTCGGAGCGCTCCTCGCGGTCGCGCAGCCGCAGGAAGGCCTCGTCGGCGAATCCGCGCAGCAGCGACCGGCTTTGCGGGCTGTGGGCCTTCTCGGCGAGATCCGCGAACGGCGGGAAGATCTTGCCCAGCAAGGCGTAGAGGCCGCCGTAGTAGACGTCTGCGTTGGCTCTCAGGGCGCTGCTGTCGCCGAACATCCCGCGCGCCAGATGCCGGTCCAGCTCACGGAGCCTGGCCAGCTCTGCGTCCGTCACTGTTCGGCCTCCTGCTGTTCCACCGACTCGATCAAGCCGACTCCACTGAGTCCGTCCAGGACACGGTCGAAGCGGCGTTCGGCCTCGTCCGCGCCGAGGCGTCCGCCGACCGTCGCCGCAAAGCGCTCCGCCGCCGCCTGCCGCGGGTGTCGGGTGACGAGCTCCAGGACGTACAGACTGACCTTGTCGAGGATCAGGACGTAGGGCTGCCGCCCCGTGAAGGCGAATGCGTTCGACAAGTCGTCGTACGGCCGGACGTCCCACTCCTGCGACCTGCGGTATCCAACACTCAGGGTCATGATTCCTCCCGCGCTCATCCGGTCGGGGCGGCGGCCTCGGATCGGGCCGCGCGCAGTGTCGGGGCGACTAGGGCGGCCACGCCGACGATGCTTCCGAGAACCCCCGCCGCACCGAGCACCACCGCGCTCGTCCGGACGGGGTCGGCGTGCGCCAGGTCCACCGCCGGGCCGGCGATGAGCAGCCCCAGCGGCGTCGCCGCCTGCACCAACGAGCGCCGGATCCCGAAGACCTGGGCCTGGCGCTCCAACGGCACCGCCGTCTGCCACAGCGTCTGGTAGGCGCTGGTGACGCTGGGCAGGACGAACGCCGCGCAGAACGCCGACACCAGCCACCACGGCGCCTGTCCGCTGACCGCGGTCAGCACCGGACCCGCCAGGCACGCGGCGGCGACCCCGGCGGGTACCAGAACACTGCTTCTCACCCGGCGCATGATGACGACGGCGCTCAGTCCCCCGAGCACCGCGCCCAACCCGGCGGCGGACGACACCGACCCCAGGATCACCGCGTTCTGCCCCGAGCGCAGCATCAACAGCGGCTTGCTGAGCACGGCACCGACCGCCGAGACGAAGTTCAGGGTGAAGAAGACGAAGACCAGCCCGCGCAAGGTCGGCCGGCTGGCGATGAAGCTCAGGCCGGCCCTCATGGTTCGCAGGGCGCTGTCCCGTCCGGCGCCTGCTCCCGCCCGGGTTTCGGCATTGTCCGCCTGCGGCTCCGCGCGATCGCCGGGAACCCTGGTGAACGCCAGCGTGACGAAGCCGGCCAGGTAGCTGAGCAGGTCCACGAGCAGCACCGCGGGAAGCCCGGCCAGCTTCAACAGCAGCCCGGCGGCCAGCGGCGCGATGACGGAGCCCGCCGATTCGCCGAAGCCGATCTGCGCGTTGGCGCGGGCCAGACCGTCGGCGCCGGCCAAGGTGGTGACGACTTTCGAGTAGGCGAGCCAGTGTGCTGCTTCGAGGACGCCCTCAGTCACGCCCACGAGGTACAGGTGCCACGTGCGCAGGTCGTGATGGTGCGCCAGAAGCAGGAGAACCACGGCGACGACGGCCAGAAGCGCGTCGCACGACAGCATCACGGACTTGGCGCTCAGCCGGTCGACCCACACGCCCAGAAATGGCGAGAAAAGTATTCCCGGCAGCAGATTGGAAAGCAACAGAAAAGAAAGCGTGGACGCGCGGCCGTCGGTCTGCCAGGCCCACAACGTAATGGCGAACCAACAGATCTGTCCACCTACCGCGGACGCGAATTGTCCGAGCCAGACCGTGGTGGCGGCGGATCTCAGAGACCGCGCGCGCAAAGTCGATCCGATGACCGCACCTCCCCGTGAACAGCACCGACGATCCCTGAGAGTAGCAGCGCCGCTCGGGGCGAACGCGATGACGGTGTTGCGTTCAACCGTCGAAACCGGGAAGTCCGCAGGCTCGGACAGCGGATTCAAGCACTTGACTGGCCGCTCAATCGCGTTCAACTGTCCAGCCGGGCAATCCGCTTTGTGTGGACAGTGGACTCCGGCATTGGCTAACTTCACGCCGAGCCGATCACATTCGGCTTGTGAGTAAAGGCACCGGTGCACCGTGCCCTGAGAAAGGGGAAAGCCCATGCAGGAATCGAGCACGCTGCAGGATCTCGAGGCGACGCTGGCCGCCACGTTCGAGGCCGGCGACTGGGGTCTGGACGCCGCGATCGCGGAGCAGTCCGGGACCGAGCTGGTCGACACCTCGATCCGTCCGATCAACATGGACCTCAACGACCTGATGGGCAGCCGTCCGGTCGGTAACTGAGTCCAGAACGGGCCCGACCCTCCCACAGGTGACACACGGGGACGGGACTAACCCGGGGATGGCCGGCCGGCCGCACCGCGGCCGCCGGCCATCCCCGCACGCGACGGGGATCACCGCATGAACCTTTCCGGCAGCCCGAGCGGTGCCGTGCTGCGCGCCGCCATCCGGGTCCCGAGCCCGGCGGTCGTGTACGACCTGGACCTGGTCACCGAGGCCGTGGCTGGGCTGCGGGCGGACCTGGGCGCCATCCCCGACGCCGCGATCCTGTTCGCCGTGAAGGCGAACCGGTTCCCGCCGGTGCTGCGGCATCTGGCGGGCCTCGGAGTCGGCGCGGACGTGGCCGGGCTCCGGGAGTACGAAGCAGCCGTCGAGGCCGGGATGACGCCGATCACCGCGACCTCGCCCGGTTTCGACGCGGCGGCGCTGCGCCGGCTGAGCGGCCTGGACGTCCCCGTCGACGTCAGCAGCCGATCGCAGCTGGAGGGCTGGATCGCGGCCGGCGGACTGCCGGCGGACGGGGAGATCGGCCTGCGGATCAGGGTTCCGGTGGCTCCGGTGGAGCGCGCGGGCACCGGAGTGGCGTGGAGCCGCTTCGGCGTCGATGCCGCGGATCCGGAGTTGCACGCGCTTCTGAAGCAGCATCGGCTGACGGTGACCCGGCTGCACGCACATGCCGGCGAGGTGATGACAGCGCGACGGGCCCGGGGCCTGATGACCGCGCTCCTTCAGTGCTGCACGGCTACGTTCCCCGACGTCTCAGTCCTCAACATCGGCGGCGGCCTGGCCGGTCTGTACGCCGACCCGGCCGAGGCGCGGCGGGCCTGGGCAGCGGTCGCGGCGGCGCTGAGCGAGTTCGCCGAGACGACCGGACGACGGCTGAAGCTGATCGTCGAGCCCGGGATGCTGCTGACCGCCTTGGCCGGCTACCTCGTGGTGACGGCCCGGGGAGTCGACGCCCATCCCGGCGGGGTCCCCGCCGTCACCGCCGACGCCTCCGGATGGAACCTGCTGAGCTGGACCCGGCCCCGGCTGGTCGCCCAGATCCCGGACCGGGGCGCGCCGCCGCGGCGCTACGCGCTGGTCGGCAACAGCTGTTACGAGGAAGACGTACTGGTCCCGGATCTGGCCGCCGGCGAGGTCCGAGTGGGAGACCGGCTGGTGCTGAACGCGGCCGGCGCCTACGTGACAAGCATGGCGCGGTCTCTGCACGGTATGGAGCCGCCTCACGAGGAGGTCGTGCGCGGAAGATGATGAAGATGACTGAGATGCTGCTCAGAGACCCGGCGGCGGTGCGGGCGCTGGCCGAGGCCTGGCTGTGGGACTTCGGTGCCGCCGACGATGCCGGGACCGAGGTTCTGGAGGGCGTCGGCAGCCGGTGCGCGGTCGTGGACCTGGGCGGCGCGCCCGGCGGCCTGATCAGCACCCTGAAGGAGATGCTCGACGAGTCGGCGCTGCCGGGCCCGGCGACGCGCGCGGTACTCCGTCGCTATGAGCCCGGCGACTACACCCCCGCGCACCGGTTCCGCGACGAGGCCGTCGGCACGGAGGGCGGCTGGACGGTGCTGTGCGCCCTGGACGACTCCGACCTCGACGCCCTCACGCACTGGGACGGCGAGCGCTTCACCAGGACGTTCGACCGCTGCGGGGTGGCGCTGCGGCTCCAGCCGGAGTGGTGGTGCTGGACCAGCCCGGTGCGCGGCGGCGTCCGGCACACGTTGGCGATCGGAGGGGACGAGCTGTGGACGAGCTGATCGTGGTACCGGATGTCGTGCCGAACTGCGCGGAGATCATCGAGATCGCTGAACGCCACCGGCGGCTGTTCGAGGACTATCCGTCGGCGGCGGCGCTGGAAAACCGGGGCGATCACGATCCGCTGAACCCGTACCGCGACTCCGAGTACGAGGACGACGACCGGTACCACGTCCTTCAGGCCACCGCGATGCCGGTGGAGCTGCGCCGGGCGATCCTCGCCGGCCTGGCGGACGAGGACTCGGACCTGAGCCGCTTCTACTTCCAGATCAACCGCTACGACCGCGGGGACTACATCCTCCCGCACCGCGACAAGCTTCAGCAGGGTCTTTACATGCTCAGCGACTCGGCGGCCGACGGCCTGGTGGTCCAGGCCGGCGACGGATCGATGGCCTTCGTCGCCGACCGGGCCGGGACGCTGGTGCACCACGACCCGGCGGCCTGGCACTGGGTCGACCCGGTCCGGTCCGCGGTGCGGTACACGCTGGTGACCATTTCCGCCCGACCGCCGCGCAAGCGGTCCTGATCGCCCGGAGGGATTCATGTCCACCCACGTCGCCGCCGATGCGCCGACCGGCACGCCGAGCACACCGAGCACACCGAGTACGCCGAGCACGACGGCCACGACGGTCGCCGGGGTCGCCACGCCGGCCGGCACCGCCGCGCCCGGCTCGCCGACAGCAGCCAGCCCGACCGCCACGCCCGAGCAGCCGACCGCACGCTCCAGCACCGCCGCGCCCACGGCACAGCCCGCGCCCAACACCCAGCCATCCACCCCGCCGGCCACGCCCGAGCCGCTGACCGCACGCTCCAGCACCGGCGCGCCCACGGCACGACCCGCGCCCAACACCCAGCCATCCACCCCGCCGGCCACGCCCGAGCCGTCGACCGCACGCTCCCGCGCCGCCGCGCCCACGGCACAGCCCGCACCCAACACCCAGCCGTCCGCCCCGCCGGCCGCGGTCGAGCCGCTGGTGTCCGACCCGCCGACCGCGCTCTTCAACCAGGCGCTGCGGGTGGGGACCCCGGCGCTGGTGTACGACTACCCGGGCATCGTCGCCTCGGTCCGGCGGATGCGCGAGGACATCGGCGTCGTCCCCGGTGCGCAGCTGAACATGGCGGTCAAGGCCTGCCACACCCCGGACGTGCTGCGCCGCCTGGCCGCGCTCGGACTCGGTGGCGACGTGGCCAGTGTCGGCGAGCTGGCGTTGGCGCAAGAAGCCGGGTTCGGCGAGATCACGACCACCGGTCCGGCGTTCGGCCCGGCCGACTTCGGCGCGTTCCGCGCCGCCGGAGTGGTCGTGGATCTGGACTCTGCGGATCAGCTCGACATCTACGGGTCCGAATATCCGGGTACAGAGATCGGCCTGCGCGTCCGCGTCCCGCTCCCCGAGGCGTTGCAGACCAACACCACCTTCGGCGTCAACAGCCGGTTCGGCGTCTCCATCACCGATCCGGCCGTGCACGACGCGCTGCGCCGCCACGGCCTGACCCTGACCCGGCTGCACCTGCACACCGGTCAGATGTCGCCCGAGGCCCTGGTCTACAAGACCGACTACACCCTGAAGGTCGCGGCGCGGTTCCCCGGCGTCCACACCATCGATCTCGGCGGCGGCTTCTTCCACCTCTACACCCACCGCGGCCGGGCCCGGGCCGCGTTCGCGCGCGTCGCCGAGATGGTCCAGGCCTGGCAGGCTCGGCACGGCCGCGCGATCGCGCTCCGGTTCGAGCCCGGCGGCGCGATCCTGGCCGCGCACGGCTACCTGTTCACCGAAGTCCGGTCGGTCACCGGGCATCATCCGCACTACGGGACGCGGGTGGTGACCGTCGACTCCTCCGCCTGGAACCTGGCGCCCTGGCACAAGCCGACGGTCCTGGCCGCCGACCCCGCGGCCGACGGCGGCGTCGTGGAGCCGGGCCTGATCGCCGGGAACACGTTGTACGAGAACGACTTCTTCGCCACCGGCATCCACGGCGAGCTGGCGCCGCTGACGTTCCCGCGCTGCCGTCCGGGCGACCGGCTCGTGATCACCGCGGCCGGCGCCTACACCATGACGAACTCGCGGCGGTTCAACCGGATCCCGGCCCCGACGGAGTTCGCGTTCGAGGACGTCGGCGGCGAACTGCGGCGCCTGGAAGCAGCACCGTTCGCATGACCACGGATCAGCCGACGGACTCCCGCCGCGTCCTCGTCGTCGCGCCGGGCTACATCCGGACCGGCGGCCGCGATGACGGCCAGGTGTTCTGGAACCCCGAGAGCGGGCACGAGATCAGGCTCGGCAACGCCCTGGCCGAGCTGGCCGCCCGGTTCGCGATGCCGTCGTCCGTAGACGTGGTGGTCGCCGCGGTGCCCGGCGCCGCGCGCGAATCCGCGCGGAACGCGGTGACCGCGCTGGAGGAGGCGGGGCTGCTCGTCGGCTACCGCACCGCCGCCGCGGCGGCGCCCGCGCCGGCTCCGGCGGCCACCGGCACCGGCCTATTCGGCGCCCCGGTGCTGGACGCACCGACGGCGCTGACCGGGGACACGACGGACGTGGTGGTCATCGGCATGCCCTACGACGTCGGCTCCACCCACCGTCCCGGCTCCCGCTTCGCGCCGGACGAGCTGCGGCAGATCAGCACGGCCCTGTTCCAGTACCGCTGCGACGCCGGCGAACGGCCGCGCGGACTGCACGACCCGCTGCGCGGCCGGGCCGTCCTCGACGGCGTCCGGATCGCCGACCTGGCGAACATCTCCCAGCCGGTGCACACCCGCAACGGTGACTCCCTGGAGGGCCTGCACCGCCTGGCGCGCTCGGCGTTCCAGGCCGGACGGTTCGTGCTGACGCTCGGCGGCGACCACTCGATCAGCCTGCCGCTGATCACCGCGGCGCTGGACGTGCACGGCCGGATCGGGGTGCTGCACGTCGACGCGCACTCCGACTTCGCCGCCCCGCGCACCGACGACTGGCGCCGCGACTGCCACCACGGCAACTTCATGAGCTGGGTGGTCGGGGACGCCAGACTCGGCGTGCTCGCGCAGTTCGGCGTCCGCCAGCTCACCGAGCACGAGATCGAGCGGCCGGAGCACGTCCGCGTCTGGCCGGGACGCACGGCCGTGCTGACCGATCCGGACTCGGTCCTGGCCGAGCTGCCCGAGGACATCCCGTACTACCTGACGATCGACGCCGACGGCCTGGATCCCTCCGCGCTGCCCGACACCGGCACACCGCTGCCCGGCGGGTTCGGCCACGCCGAGCTCGTCACGCTCCTGGAGCACCTGGCCGGCCACCGGCGCCTGATCGGCATGGACTTCGTCGAACTCATTCCCGGCGACCGGGAGACCTCGACACTGACGGCGGCGGACCTGATCCTGCGCGTCCTCGACGCCGCGACCGCGTCCGACAAGGGAGAACGGGGATGAGCGAGCCGGCCTGGTACGAGCGCACGGCCGAGGCCGTGAACGGGAACCGGATCGAGCGGGAGATCCTGCTCGATCTCGTCGAACGGTGCGCGAAAGCCGCTGCCGAACCCGATCCCGCCCTGGACCGGCTGGTCGAGGACCTGGCACGGCTGTCCGACCATCCCGAGCCGGGATCGCTGGATCTGGAACGGCGCCTGGATTCGGTTTCGCAGCAGCTACGACGCGCGTTGCTCGCGCGAGCACACAGCAGCATCGATCCCTACTTCCGCTCCCCCACGCATGAGCGTCCGACCGTGCTGCCCTCTGGCAGAACCATGAAATACAGCTACGAACGCAGCGCGGATCCCGCATGGCTGGAGGAACGCCTCGGCCGCTCCGCTCCGGACGCGCCGAACGCCACCGGCACCGCGAACGCCACGGACGGCTGGCACAGCGAGCATGTCGTGTTCGGCAGCGGCACGGCGGCCATCAGCGCGGTCCTCAACTGCTATCTGCGGATGGTCCCCGCGGACGTCGGCCATCCCGTGCGCGCAGGGGTGTGGGCGAGCTACTTCGAGACCGACATGGTCTTCGAGTTCAGGAGTTCGCCGCTGTTCGGCTGGGAGCGCCTGACCGATCTCGGCAAGGCCGTGTCGCAGGGTGCTTATGACCTGCTGTTCGTGGAACCCGTCCGGTACAACTGGGACCTGGACGCGGTAGACCTGCGGGACGTCCTTTCCCGGTGGCGCGCACGGGGCGCGGGTCGGCCGCGCTGCGTGGTGTTCGACACCACGCTCAGCTCGTTCACCTGGCCCTCGCGCAAGGTCCTGGAGGCGCTGCGCGACGGCGACCCGC
Coding sequences within it:
- a CDS encoding AraC family transcriptional regulator N-terminal domain-containing protein gives rise to the protein MLEEIRRLIAAHARPDLRTPIDGLLLSRVSSSETDYSMTSPLLVVMARGGKRLLLGDRVFQYRAGDLLLVTADLPVTGHFFDLSPRAPSLAVGLELRPALIAPLLLDAASAPPARPGTGARAGARAGASTGAKAGAIATGVADADLLDALVRMLRLLDHPADVPVLAPLYEREILWRLLTGPHGAVLRQIGLADSALTHVRGTIQWIREHYDEPLRIPDLARQAGLSPSAFHRRFRDVTALSPLQFQKRIRLQQARELLVTDAGDIAAVGHRVGYDSPSQFNREYRRLFGAPPGQDAARLRVGSGSGSGAEPQQVLP
- a CDS encoding MFS transporter, with product MGFPLSQGTVHRCLYSQAECDRLGVKLANAGVHCPHKADCPAGQLNAIERPVKCLNPLSEPADFPVSTVERNTVIAFAPSGAATLRDRRCCSRGGAVIGSTLRARSLRSAATTVWLGQFASAVGGQICWFAITLWAWQTDGRASTLSFLLLSNLLPGILFSPFLGVWVDRLSAKSVMLSCDALLAVVAVVLLLLAHHHDLRTWHLYLVGVTEGVLEAAHWLAYSKVVTTLAGADGLARANAQIGFGESAGSVIAPLAAGLLLKLAGLPAVLLVDLLSYLAGFVTLAFTRVPGDRAEPQADNAETRAGAGAGRDSALRTMRAGLSFIASRPTLRGLVFVFFTLNFVSAVGAVLSKPLLMLRSGQNAVILGSVSSAAGLGAVLGGLSAVVIMRRVRSSVLVPAGVAAACLAGPVLTAVSGQAPWWLVSAFCAAFVLPSVTSAYQTLWQTAVPLERQAQVFGIRRSLVQAATPLGLLIAGPAVDLAHADPVRTSAVVLGAAGVLGSIVGVAALVAPTLRAARSEAAAPTG
- a CDS encoding 2OG-Fe(II) oxygenase family protein, translated to MDELIVVPDVVPNCAEIIEIAERHRRLFEDYPSAAALENRGDHDPLNPYRDSEYEDDDRYHVLQATAMPVELRRAILAGLADEDSDLSRFYFQINRYDRGDYILPHRDKLQQGLYMLSDSAADGLVVQAGDGSMAFVADRAGTLVHHDPAAWHWVDPVRSAVRYTLVTISARPPRKRS
- a CDS encoding arginase family protein, producing the protein MTTDQPTDSRRVLVVAPGYIRTGGRDDGQVFWNPESGHEIRLGNALAELAARFAMPSSVDVVVAAVPGAARESARNAVTALEEAGLLVGYRTAAAAAPAPAPAATGTGLFGAPVLDAPTALTGDTTDVVVIGMPYDVGSTHRPGSRFAPDELRQISTALFQYRCDAGERPRGLHDPLRGRAVLDGVRIADLANISQPVHTRNGDSLEGLHRLARSAFQAGRFVLTLGGDHSISLPLITAALDVHGRIGVLHVDAHSDFAAPRTDDWRRDCHHGNFMSWVVGDARLGVLAQFGVRQLTEHEIERPEHVRVWPGRTAVLTDPDSVLAELPEDIPYYLTIDADGLDPSALPDTGTPLPGGFGHAELVTLLEHLAGHRRLIGMDFVELIPGDRETSTLTAADLILRVLDAATASDKGERG